From Quercus lobata isolate SW786 chromosome 11, ValleyOak3.0 Primary Assembly, whole genome shotgun sequence:
ATAGAATCAACAGCGGGCTTCCTTGTTCACAGCAAGGACTGAATTAAGATGACAGCACCTATCATAGATGTGTACATGACATGACACATTACATTCGTGATGAATACAGGAAGAAGGATTACAACCACATGAATCCCCTTCTTTGCCAAACAAGGACAACAAtgactcaagaatcaagatataCCACATCTAACACTAAATAAGAACTAATGAcataaaaataactaactcaCATAGCTTTTGGGTTTGAAATATCCAAAAAGTCCTTTGTGTGCGGTTGcaatttgacatatgttcccTTTGGAAGAGTAACATTTTTCACTCGCACAATATCCCCCTCTTGCAAGAGCATGTTCTCCATCATCTATATAGAAagaatacaaaaagaaaaggcaaaaattaAATGACCAGAAGACATCTCCGACAGCTAAACTTCCTTATAGCAAATTGCAGTACTAGTtccaagcccaaaaaaaattttgaatgccTACCCAGTAAGGCATATAGATCATGCCTTCTTCAGCAATGAACTCAAGAACGCCACAATGAGAAACCCGCTCAGCAGAAGCATTCCGAAGCTCAAACAACATTGGATAATCAATATGTAAAGATGCTGCAAATTTATTATCAACATTAGCAATCTTAATTCGAGACCATGAGGAATAAAAACTGCATCAACTATGAGAAACATAATGCATAATAAGAGATCAAATTAGATGAACTAACCAAGGCGGTCCAAGGCTGAAGGAGGCATTATAACTGAAACAACAGAAGTTTAAAACAATCTCAAGAATAATACACATAAAACTGAAATGCAATCACAAAATGTGGGATTAAtttgaaaaacttacttttaTCACCACTTTCAAGTTGTGGCtgcaaaatacataaaataattgagTTAAAACAACAGAAAACTTGAGAAACAGAAGAATATGAACTTCCAAAATATATGCAAGCATATGGATTTAGATCATATgtgctgagagagagagagagagagagaataacaaCTATTTCTAGAGAAAAAATAGTTCCAACTGTTTTCTCCTTAGGACAAAAAGTAATGAGCAAGTTAGTTGCCTTCCTAAAGATGAAACAGTTACAACTTAGATGTGctaccctttttctttttcttttttattactgTGCAACTGTTGTGTATAACTGTGATATGATTGGTCTACAAGGTCTCGAACCATGAAAATTTATCAACCTTAAACACAACTAATCAAAGGGTGCAATGGAAGCATGTATAAATCCGTCCagtaatgatgaaaaatatcCCTACAAAAGGTGGGGCAAATAAAAGGCCTTCTGAGTGGAGAGTGAACTCTTTTGACTTTTGAGGACAACTAAGGATGACATCAGCATGACATTCTCGTTAGCTCTATGATGAAAAATATCTCAACCATTTCTGAAGTCATTGCTAAAGCATATTAGTAGACTAGATCAATACTAGATGAAGAAATTCCAACCTTTTCAATAAATGAAGCCGGGTAACATCGATATGTCTGCTCAAACGATGTCCCGTGATACCCATAACCATCGAAAAACTGCAATATCACAAACCAGTAGGATTGGTCATAATTAATTACTACCCATCAAACAGCTGCAAATTTCACAAATAGAAGTgcataattataaattatacaaGATAGTGAACCAATTACAAATCTTAAATTCTTGTCCCAAGTCACTTACCAATTACAAATCATAACAGAACAAGAAAAACATACAATTCTCAATTGCAAATAAATTAGTCACAGAATACATTATCATCAAGTGATTAAACATTGACTGACGTCAATCAGCTCTAGCTCAAAGGACATTTCCACTTCCCACACGAATGGGAGGAGGGTACGGTGGCAGGTTCAAAACCTGCCCCCATATCTACTATAGGTGATGGGTTCAAAACCTACTGGGTGCGTGTATAAATTGccataataaatattaaacaaCGAACAATTCTACCATAAACATACCATTTTCTACGACGTATAGATTGTCACGCAAGATAATAGAAACCGTCCAAAGCTCCCtacaagaacaagaaaaacCACATTGTTAACAAAAACCACACAATTCACCAGACTATCAAATATTCTCAGTATAAAAACAGATTGCCAGAGTTTATAACTTATCTAAGTTTTGATAAACACCATAATACatcaaaaacaaatgcaaatttcaaattaatgcCTCTATGTTTGTgaagatgatatttttttataatttaattacaaaaaataaaggaattatgaaataaaaacactaaaaaatatgaaatttaagaCTCTGATTATTACATTCATACCATAAtacatcaaaacaaataaaattttcaatctttgATTTCTTATCCGTTAATGCCTCTACGTTTGTGaagatgatagtttttttttttttaattaccaaaaaaaaacacaaaaatatatgaaatttagCAAGCATTTTATCGAAGACTCtgattattaaaattatttaggaCCTTACAAAAACCAGCAAATCCAGTAAACTGAAGCTAATACGAGTACAAAAAATTCAGtaacaatttcttttcttttcatgaaATTTTATCGCAGGCAAGAAGATGATGAATCAGAATGTAAATTTCCTAAACTTTCTGTCCAGGAAAACAAGATtagattggaaaaaaaaaattaaaaattatataaaataaaaaaaattaattagatctAAATGTAAATTTGATATGAATGATAAAAACACAGTGAATTGCAAGATATATAAATGGTGGCGCGAATCGAAATTACCGAGGAGAGAGAAAGCACTGTTGGTTTGCTCGGAGAAGACGAAAACGGTGAGAATTGTAGAGAGTGGAACttgagggaaaagaaaaaaaaaaaaaagactgattGCGTAAAGTGTGAGTGATTGGAATATAGAATAGGAAAAGAGGGAAATAGCCTAAGTTGCGGTCCGGGGCGGTTTATGCACGCCACGTTGCTATCTGGCAGATGCGTTTCATCATTTCTATGGGCTTGGGTTGGGCCTTCTCATATATCTGGAAATTATAGATTTTTGGGTTGTGTGGGCTAAGTTCATGAGTTGGGCCTGTTCATTTGGGCCAATTAAGTACAAGGGCCTAATTTTTTATGGCTGATTGTTTAGTGTTGTTTATTAGTTGAATAAAGAATTTAACAATAAGcaacaaaaaagagaggagaaaattTGGCTTTAGAcatgtaggattttttttttttcttgggcaaAATTACATGTAAGATTTGGTTATCAATTGCACCAAAAAATCAGCTTGGTTAAATAGAAGCCCTCTCGCTCCAAAGGattgtaaactcaaaattgagatttaaaaaattattatagaaaATGGCATGGAATATTCTGCCTATTAAAGAGTCTTGAGTAGACATTGGCACAAGTTTAGCTTAAGTCCAGTGCTCGAGAGTAGTGGGCATATAACATGGGCAAGACACATGTCTAAGAATGATCACATGTTAGTCTCGTATCCTGTTTAATGCATTGGAATACTAGACAGAAGCCTTGCCTTACTGGAACTTGGAAGATGCTATCCGTCTCTTACCAATTTTGCCCTacatttgagaaaaaattttgtCTCAAGCAACAAAAGATTCGGTGTTAAGTGTTAACATTATTGTATTCAgaaaaatttatggaaaaaagATAGAAGGGAAGAATGGATATATATTTACTTTGTTTGCATCAATAGTGTGTGATAATTATTTGGTTGTGCAGGCATCAATCAACATTTAAACTTTAAAGGTTTACTGCAATAAGTTGTTTTTTTGGGTGATGCTCTCAATGTTGTTTAATGCATTAAATGATAGGTGCAAGTCAAGGGCTGGTTACAGATAGGAAAGGATTGTTGGAGAGTTTCACGTGTGTTAGGCCATTGTCCCTGTTCATAGGTCTGTTCATTTCTTCGTCTACAGTTTGATcattgtcttttgtttttgtttctagtTAGTAATAAACACACCATATGATAGAGGACTTTATGGTGGTTCTATGCTCAAATCATAGCAAAACTTGATTCTGTTCAGGTCACATGTATAATTGTACTATGAAGCCATGATTGAGAGAGTACTAAAGTAGGCTCAGATGTCCAAACACATGAAATGGCCACATGGGCTcaacctcttcttctttctttcttcattttttttcttatctcaAGCTACATAGGCTCAACTCAGAGTCCATTGAATAAAATCAATCCACAACTGAGAGGTACTCTAGATCACAGGGCTTAAAGCCCTTTTAGACCAAGGGAAAATAGTGTCAAGGCATTACACATAGTGAACCGCCCATATAACTTTTAACAAAAGTTTAACCCAATTCCACTATATGATAAAAATGATTTAGACAAATGCATGATAGAATCATAGAATAGAATCATGACAACACAAAAGATCACTAATATTTGTCTGGCCAATGTAGTGTTTCTTTCACAATAGCTGCAAAATGAATAGACAACTGCTATACGTAGCAGCTGCACCACAACTAGAAATCATTAGCATCTTATTCTTTGGCCAATCTTCACAATGGATTGTGCTCTTCTATGCTAGGAAAAGAACACTAGTTTATACTCAAAAGTGAATTTCATCATGATTAATTCGTAAATCTATTGAAATGAAAAGTGCAACATCACAGCCATGGTTACACTCTACTACAATTACAGAAAAAGCTGAAGTTTTATTGTGAAAAGAGAACATATCATCACTGAAAATTTActtgtaaaaacaaaatatattgaGATCATGCTTGATCTATATGAGGTTCGTATATGTACACCATGTAATGTTTTTCCATGGGACTTGTGATTAGAGGAGTCTCTACAGAATGCTATCATAACATCATCTACATTGTTTCCTCTCAATTGAACAATCCCACTGGAGTAAGTAACATCTGCAATTTGTCTTTTCATGTAAATGAGTATCACACATCAGAGAGAGaagtgtttcctctcttttttttttctttttttctttttaaattctttgtgatggaTGATTTATTAATCATTTATATGATGGGCAAAACTTAGACTTGATTTCTTAAGTGTCATactttaagtttcttaattaaattcaaccacatgACTATGAACCACAAAAAATGTTATCTTTTGCCAAGAGAACTACATTCAACTATGTGATTCATTGATGAATACAACCACTTGGTTGAATTACTCAAAACAAAAAGTATGCACGTGTCTAAATttgattaagaaacttaaaataCATGGCAGCATCTAAGGAATTATacttaaatttgattttatttgaatataaataTCAAGGATAGCCTCTTCTTTGAGGCAGACCATCCACAAATATAGGCAAAAGTAGATGGTAGAGTTAAAATTATAAAGCATGCGTCATGATCATAGGATTGAGACAATTATCTTCAATTGCTCAAGATCTAtctgatgaaaaagaaaaggaaaaagaggtCAATTTGTAATGCACAAGTCCACCTTGCCATTGCCATCCAAATCACAATTCAGCAGTAATAAAGAATAACAGGAAAAAGACTCTTGTGAAAAGAATCTGGGTTGTGTTGAACATTACATAAGTGTCCTGGAAAGTAGGTAAGGCATCATGAATATAGTTTAATCCTGCTGAGAATCATCAATATTTGGCTGAATCTTCAGCCTTGGATATGCCTTGTTACATAAAAAGGGTATGGGTTACTGTTCCTTAAAGCAGATTTGTCTTCCTATATGTAACAATTAACTAAAAAAGACGTAAAATTATTGtatctttttgtttaaattgctaactttttccttctcaaaagtAAATGTGCTGCTAGTATATTCTAGCAGCAAAATAATTCATATTCCGAATATCTTGTGaagtaagaaaattccaattcaatttcaattggATAGCCGACTAAAAAGAGGGGGTGAATTATTGtatctttttgtttaaattccTATCCCTTTTATAGAGAAGCACGCTGCTAGGATATTCCAACAGAGAAAATAATTCATATTCTAAATAtcaaaagaaattagaaaaatcCAGTTCACTTTGATCTTTTTAGCATACTAGACTAAGTGAATAGGATTTATGTGTTCACTCAAGTGCCTCATGATATCAGTTCCATCTTTGACCATATATTATGTGCAAAAAGGAAATTAATCTAAGAGAATGTAATTCGGTTGGTTATTCGGCTTCTTAATTCCCCctcttttttaataaactcAGTCTTTCAGAAGTCTTAAGGACTGCTTATGAGGTTGACTGTAGTTCTTGCTTtccaattttaataaaattgaagattataaaataaattttttttttaaaaaaaaaatggaaattcacctgatacaactaaTAAAACTACACTGCACCAACAGCTATGAACTGCTCTATTCAGTTGTGAAAAATTATGTCTCTCTAACATTAGGTCCACTGTCCACAcaaattaaacacaaacaaCTTCGTTTTCTCTTctgcctaaaaataaaaaaataaaaaaaatcaaagtttggCATTGAATTGTAACTAACAATTTGCCAGCACTGTTTATCAGAAATGTACTATCCCTTTAATGCGTTGTACCCATTTGTTAAAGTTGGACTTGCATATTCCACACTAAGCCATTGCCTCAAGATGAGGCAACAATAAGTCCTTTATGCTTTCGTAGCAATTACGGAGGGTATTATCAAAGTCAGAGCTACAGTTTGTAATGATCTGTACCTATTGGAGGACATGAATACCGTGTCCGTGTGAACCTCGACTTTATTCCACAAAGGCTTTCACTAGCATATTCCCAGGAGGTCAAACACCAAAATCACCCCAAATATCCAATCAAGTTGCAACCTTTAAACACATCCACAATACGAAGTATCAAAACAATTGAACTGTTTTTTTAGAATCCCACCTTCCCCCaaattctttcttaaaaaatcaaatgattaaaTCATATCAATTTGAGAAGTGATATATTGATATGTCCACATCAAATCCTAAATAACAGGTTATTTCTGGCTGTTAttaatgagcaaaaaaaaataatttaagtgatgagtttaaattaaaacttatagtaatttactatttaggattaattgtgaaaatattattgttatagTCGTAGACTTGTAACAGCTCTCTGAGTCTTATATCCCAATAAAACGATTTTTTAAGGCTAAGTACATGCTCACATGGTTGCTTCATGgcattttcctttctcttttgtaaCGCCAGttgcaaaatttgaaattcCAATCACAACATTTGAGTGTCTCACAAGTCACAAAACACTAGTCCCTACATCTTTTATCCCCATGATTTTAGCACTGCATCCAATATTGACCACAACAATGTCTTGAGGCCTACACGGAAAGCCCACGAAATTGTGGTCAACAAACTCACCACCACTAGACTTAGCCTCAAGCCCCACcccacccaaccaaaaaaaaattaaaagatctctgaaaaacccaaaaaaacctCATCGAATATCTTGATCCTTCACAATTTTAAAGTGCTTGAAAAGGCAAACTATCTATTTGTGTTAGAtatcaatgaaaaattaaaattatttcattattcaatttatttttgttattatttacaagttactgtactttttgatactatcccacttattttaactaatttttaccttaaTTTAAGGTACTTTTactaataaattttcagtttcaactttgaatacaacttattttgctgaaaactgaaaatactataacaaaataatttttaaatgggtaaaaaaattactgttcactttTTTTTGGCCAATTCATAGGCTTAGGTCTCATGAACATAAACAGTACATTACTATTCATATGCTTGATACCCCGTTAAGGTCTCATGAACACAAACagtgcattaaaaaaaaaaaatcaaaaaatacgAACGTGAACACAAAAACTGGAATCGGAACTCCACCTAAATAAGGTGTATCTAAACAGAACTTAAAAAAACCAGTCAACCACAACCCCCACTATACATAGCCTCCTCCACAACCTTCGAGTCTTCGACAAATGATTACAATATTATAATCTTGTTCACATCCAATTACTAATGTAGTCAATTCAGGTCAGAGTGAGATGCAAAATTGGtgactaaaacaaaaaattactataaaaacAAACCAGCCAGACCCCACAAAACCATGATTTTCAGAATCTCGTGTTCTGACCCCTTCTTCCCACAAGAGACAGACCCCATTccccaattttcttttttggctcaAGAAAAAGACCCTACACCGTATCACAAAGAGAATAAAGAACCAGTAACATGCAATTCTGGCCCAAAAGTCATCGTCACAGCAAATGTAAAACAGAAGTGAAAAAACAGTAAGTCTAAGTAAAAGAGACATTAAATTTAGAGAGGGAATAAAGATCCCGAATTTACAAAAGGGTGGATTCGGTGCCCATTCTCTCATAATAACCACTAAAACACAAAGGATCAATCTACTGTTTTGTTATACATCCTTTGCTCTTCAtgaaaatttaaacaacaaaaactaaaaattaaaaattaaaaattaaaaattaaaaaaaaaaaaaaaaaagttgaattcaAATCAAGCATAGCAATAGGACCACTCATCCTCACCAGCAGTAGTAGCTGAATCAGCAGCTGCATTGTACTCATCATCTTCATTGCAATAGTAAAACCCATTGTTGTTCATAGTAGCAGCAGTCAAGCTGCAAGAAGAAGAGGCTGCTGTATTCGCCACCAAGTAAGGCATGTTGCGAAATGACTTGGCAAGGCTATTAGCCAAAGCACTCATTCCAATTCCATTTCCACTGTCATTGCAACATTCCTCAGCGCGGTGCTTCAGTGTCTCGAACATGAGTTCGGGCTCGTGCTGCATCACCCGGAGAACATCCCCGCACGACGGCCCCGGGACGGCCCGGGTCACCGCGAAGCTGTGCGGCCCGTCGCTCTGCGACACCCGAACCACGCTCGGGCCGCCGAACAAGTTGTGGAGTCCTCCGAGTGCCTCCTCATAAGCCCCACCCAAGAACATTCCTAAATAGTACTTTCCGGTACCGGTACCGCCATCGCCTTCGAGCTCATGTAGCGGCAAGCTCGACTCGCAGCCGATGAACTTATCAATCTTGCCATCACTGTCACATGTCAGATCAGATAGAATTCCCTTAACACTTGGTTTCTGCTCCAAACGGTGGATTGGAACTATTGGGAAAAGCTGGCCAATGCCCCAGAAATCTGGGATCGAGGTGAACACTGAGAGATTCACATGGTATGTACGGACTGGATCAGGGGCTCCGATTGATTTTGATATGACATCGCAGAGTCCATCAACGGCTGCCAGCTGTTCGATCCCCAAGGACCCTTCTTTGAACTGATCAACGTAGCGTTGCTTCAACTGATCGGCGTAGATCAAACAGGTCTCCGAGTCGCCTCTGATTGCCGCCGAATACAAGTTCATGTAATCGGCGTGAGCTTCGTCGGGGAGCGAGTCGACGAAGTACTGAAACCCTAGCGAGGACATGGTTGGAGATTCGTACACGCTTGCTGAAACGGCTTCGAATATGAGCACCGAGTGGTGAGAGACAATGGCTCGGCCGCTCTCGCTGCAAATGATAGGGTGCTTGATGGACCTCCGGTCACAGACGAAGCGAACTGCTTGGACCACCGCCGCGGCGTACTCTCCGAGAGTGTAACCGACGGAGATATCCGACTCGGTTGATTTGGATCCGTCGTAATCGATTCCGAGACCGCCTCCAATGTCGATGACTCGCATTTGAGCACCGAGTCGGACTAGTTCACAGTAGATCTGAGCGGCTTCGCCGACTCCGTCGGCGAGCAACGCCGTTGACGGAATCTGAGAGCCGATATGGAAATGCAGCAATTGGAGACAGTCAATCATACCAGCTTGTTCAAGCTTCTTCACCACGCGAAGAATCTGAGTCGTTGTTAACCCGAATTTTCCTTTCTCACCCGAGGTTGACCCGAAATGGCCGGAATGCTTGGTCCTCAGCTTTGCTCTCACACCAATTATAGGTTTCACAGAGAGCCTCTTGCTCAAATCAATCACCAAATCGAGCTCTTCTTCTTGCTCAAGCACAATCACAGTGTTCAAAGCGAGCTTCTTCGCCACCAAAGCAAGCGAAATGTACTCCGCGTCCTTGAATCCATTGCAAACCAGAAGAGCCTCAGGGTTACCTTTGCACAAACAGCTCATCGCCAAGAGGAGCTCCGGTTTCGACCCGGCCTCCAACCCGAACCGAAATGGCGACCCGAATTTCACAATATCCTCCACAACGAACCGGTCCTGGTTACATTTCACCGGGTACACGCCTTGGTAATGAGCCTCATAGCCCTGAGACTGGACCGCGTATTCGAAAGCCGCCTGAAGCGACTCGAGCCGGTTCTTCAACACGTCGGGCAACCGAACAATCAAAGGAAGCTGCAACCCGAGCCCGCCCGAGGATTTCGGATCCGAGACCTTCTTCACGATCTTCAGCAAATCGATCTCCTGGTGCGGCAGTGTGGAAGCACCGTGGGGACGAACAGAGATGTTGCCGGATCCATTCACCGCGAAATACGGAGCGCCCCAACCGTCAACCTTGTAGAGCTCGGAAGAACAAGTGGGCGACCAATGACACGCCTCCACGTGGCTCGTCGGCGGCGGGATCAGCAATCCGGTTAAAGAACCCGGCCCGGCGGCGGCGGTAGCGTAGGCAGGAGGAAAATTAGCTGCAGCAGGGTCTACGCAACACGCCATGGCCGGCATCtagatttcttcttctctgtttggaattttgaattcttttttaaaaaagaaaaaagaaaaaaaaaagaatttcctttttttttagtctgTGTTTGGTTAGGGTaacaaaaaatgggttttttgtgAATGGTTTGTGAGAGTGGGGGCTTTAAAACCCGCCGAGGCCGAGGCCCCGGCTACCCCCCCAAAAGGAAGCAGTAAAAGATCTATTGAGACCGGAGAGACCCCTACGCGTAACCCTACAAGGCTTGGAAATCCCCACGCCTATACCTCAGAAGGATATTGATCGAACGGCCGGAATTGGTTTGGTCCGTGATGATCGAGGCGGGGAACAAGATCAAACGGTTTGTACTGACCCAACCATGCAGATCTGAGGGGTGGAGGAAAAGGTTTTCTAGGGTTAGAGGGAAAGAGTGTGAGAGAATTAGACGGAAAATGTTTTCTGAGGAAAATAATAACaagaaaagagtgaaagaatTTGTGTTTGTTGCAAAGGAGACGTAAACGGAGGATGGGAAGGCGAGAATTGCATGAAAGGAGGAGTCGTTATTTATAGCCTGGTGGAGATGGGCTTTTGTGGGCCCTGGTATTTTGGGCCTGAATAAAtatcttatttctttttcaatttctcgttttcttagaaaaaaagttttttttggggAGTCTGGAGATTCCGATCGGTAAAGACTAATCAGCGTCGAGTTGCCGCGTGTGCTTATgggggtttttctttttctttttttttttggtgggaccGTTTATCtcgctttgtttttgtttctctctctcgaGGCTTCTCTTCTGATTCTTCTCACTCAGATTCGTTTTCGCGAGAAATTTGGGAGGCGCGAGATTTTGATTTTTAGGAAACCAACACGAAGTTTCCTGTGCGATGGTGATTTGCTTTGACGGCCGTGATTTTGCCACGATGAAATTCATTACTTGCAGCTTTTATACctgatttctttctttccttgttttttaattttggtatgTTTTTTCAGGACAGGTGTGCAATTAGGAGGTCACGTGGAAGTGGCGTGGTATGTATGGCTCAACTGGGCAGGGGGGACCTGAATGAGTGGATTAGCTTGGCTGGAGTTCACACACACAGTTCGCAAATGTCAAAAATGcacttcctttctctttttcttttttgtttaaacCTTTTCCAACCTTTtattttatccctttttttaacaataaatggGTAGCTCCCCGCAAAGAATTACTTTCAAGAAGCAAAAATAGTGGAAACAATAAAATAaccaatttcatttttgttttgtttttaagggTAAATAAGGGGTGTTCTAGCCGTTAGTCAAATTATTTCATTCCTTACCCACTAAACGCC
This genomic window contains:
- the LOC115968169 gene encoding arginine decarboxylase-like — its product is MPAMACCVDPAAANFPPAYATAAAGPGSLTGLLIPPPTSHVEACHWSPTCSSELYKVDGWGAPYFAVNGSGNISVRPHGASTLPHQEIDLLKIVKKVSDPKSSGGLGLQLPLIVRLPDVLKNRLESLQAAFEYAVQSQGYEAHYQGVYPVKCNQDRFVVEDIVKFGSPFRFGLEAGSKPELLLAMSCLCKGNPEALLVCNGFKDAEYISLALVAKKLALNTVIVLEQEEELDLVIDLSKRLSVKPIIGVRAKLRTKHSGHFGSTSGEKGKFGLTTTQILRVVKKLEQAGMIDCLQLLHFHIGSQIPSTALLADGVGEAAQIYCELVRLGAQMRVIDIGGGLGIDYDGSKSTESDISVGYTLGEYAAAVVQAVRFVCDRRSIKHPIICSESGRAIVSHHSVLIFEAVSASVYESPTMSSLGFQYFVDSLPDEAHADYMNLYSAAIRGDSETCLIYADQLKQRYVDQFKEGSLGIEQLAAVDGLCDVISKSIGAPDPVRTYHVNLSVFTSIPDFWGIGQLFPIVPIHRLEQKPSVKGILSDLTCDSDGKIDKFIGCESSLPLHELEGDGGTGTGKYYLGMFLGGAYEEALGGLHNLFGGPSVVRVSQSDGPHSFAVTRAVPGPSCGDVLRVMQHEPELMFETLKHRAEECCNDSGNGIGMSALANSLAKSFRNMPYLVANTAASSSCSLTAATMNNNGFYYCNEDDEYNAAADSATTAGEDEWSYCYA